From Halomicrobium salinisoli, the proteins below share one genomic window:
- the mfnA gene encoding tyrosine decarboxylase MfnA has product MQRAEPQEFERVLSSMCTEPHPAAREAAERFLATNPGDPGTYEQVARLESEAVEMLGAITGLSEPEGYVTSGGTEANIQAVRIARNRADADDPNVVAPEHAHFSFRKAAEILGVELRTAPATDYRADVDAMAELIDGDTVCVVGVAGTTEYGHVDPIPAIADLAADAGALCHVDAAWGGFYLPFTDHRWHFGHADVDTLTIDPHKVGQAAVPAGGLLARSADLFEGLAIDTPYLESTSQVTLTGTRSGAGVASAVAAMEALWPEGYREAYDREMANAEWLAEQLAARGHDVVGPELPLVAADLSRPMTAELRERGWRVSKTGADELRVVCMPHVTRSMLRSFVADLDWY; this is encoded by the coding sequence ATGCAGCGGGCCGAGCCCCAGGAGTTCGAGCGGGTCCTCTCCTCGATGTGTACCGAACCGCACCCGGCGGCCCGCGAGGCCGCGGAGCGGTTCCTCGCCACCAACCCGGGCGATCCCGGCACCTACGAACAGGTCGCCCGGCTGGAGTCGGAGGCCGTCGAGATGCTCGGGGCCATCACGGGGCTGTCCGAGCCCGAGGGGTACGTCACCAGCGGCGGCACGGAGGCTAACATCCAGGCCGTCCGCATCGCTCGCAACCGCGCCGACGCGGACGATCCGAACGTCGTCGCGCCGGAGCACGCCCACTTCTCCTTCCGGAAGGCGGCCGAGATCCTCGGCGTCGAACTGCGGACCGCGCCCGCCACCGACTACCGCGCCGACGTGGACGCGATGGCGGAGCTGATCGACGGCGACACCGTCTGCGTCGTCGGCGTCGCCGGCACCACGGAGTACGGCCACGTCGATCCGATCCCGGCCATCGCCGACCTGGCGGCGGACGCGGGCGCGCTCTGTCACGTCGACGCCGCGTGGGGCGGCTTCTACCTCCCCTTCACCGACCACCGGTGGCACTTCGGCCACGCCGACGTGGACACGCTCACCATCGACCCCCACAAGGTCGGTCAGGCGGCGGTGCCCGCGGGCGGCCTGCTGGCCCGGTCGGCCGACCTGTTCGAGGGACTGGCCATCGACACGCCCTACCTGGAGTCGACCTCGCAGGTGACGCTGACCGGCACGCGGTCGGGTGCGGGCGTCGCCAGCGCCGTCGCGGCCATGGAGGCGCTGTGGCCCGAGGGCTACCGCGAGGCCTACGACCGGGAGATGGCCAACGCGGAGTGGCTCGCCGAGCAGCTCGCCGCCCGCGGCCACGACGTGGTCGGTCCGGAGCTGCCGCTGGTCGCGGCGGACCTCTCGCGACCGATGACCGCCGAGCTGCGCGAGCGGGGCTGGCGCGTCTCCAAGACGGGCGCGGACGAGCTGCGCGTCGTCTGCATGCCCCACGTCACCCGGTCGATGCTGCGCTCGTTCGTCGCCGATCTCGACTGGTACTGA
- a CDS encoding YqaA family protein: MPLEAVPTLLASCPTTGDPVGFERAVCTATGPAGLLLIGVYSFLIAFILPLPSEIVLAPASSLRLGLPTSLDLALVILVSGLGKAAGSVFAFHLGQEAKQSGPVIRLLRRSRFDVVAWSERRTVELAQQFGYVGLALALSVPGFPDTLSIYAFSVLEEDYLKFALATFAGSVGRLLVTLGIIGGASLAF; the protein is encoded by the coding sequence GTGCCACTCGAGGCCGTCCCGACGCTGCTCGCGAGCTGCCCGACGACGGGCGATCCCGTCGGCTTCGAGCGGGCGGTCTGTACCGCGACCGGCCCCGCCGGCCTGCTGCTCATCGGAGTCTACTCCTTCCTGATCGCGTTCATCCTCCCGCTGCCCAGCGAGATCGTCCTGGCTCCGGCCTCGTCGCTCCGACTCGGGCTCCCGACGAGCCTCGACCTCGCGCTGGTCATCCTGGTCTCCGGACTGGGCAAGGCCGCCGGGAGCGTCTTCGCCTTCCACCTCGGTCAGGAGGCCAAGCAGTCGGGCCCGGTCATCAGGCTGCTCCGTCGATCCCGGTTCGACGTCGTCGCCTGGTCCGAACGCCGGACCGTCGAACTCGCCCAGCAGTTCGGCTACGTCGGGCTCGCGCTCGCTCTGAGCGTCCCCGGCTTCCCCGACACGCTCTCCATCTACGCCTTCTCCGTCCTCGAGGAGGACTACCTGAAGTTCGCGCTGGCCACCTTCGCCGGCAGCGTCGGGCGACTGCTCGTGACGCTGGGCATCATCGGCGGGGCCTCCCTGGCGTTCTGA
- the metG gene encoding methionine--tRNA ligase — translation MSHDEFPTDRPAVVTCGLPYANGDLHVGHLRTYVQGDAYARALRRVGQQTAFVCGSDMHGTPIAVNAAEEGVDPEAFASEYHEQYAETFPKFNVEFDNYGHTHDETNTELTKEFVRSWIDNDHVVEKEIQVAYDPDADQWLPDRLVEGTCPYCGEDARGDECDEGCQRHLEPGEIEDPTSTITGNPAEYREREHKFLRLSDFQEYLQGFIDRLEGSDNARNQPREWIEGELEDLCITRDLDWGIDYPGESDGEDDLVLYVWVDAPIEYVASTKQYSERVGTEQYDWEQVWKVGGEERHGTEFDDDWHDEAAEIVHVIGRDIIQHHAVFWPAMLRGAGYNEPRAILASGFVGIDGKSLSTSRNRAVWAEEYLDAGFHPDLFRYYILSGSGLESDVDFSWDRFAERVDGELVGNLGNFLYRSLLFAYRNYGGTPDVATSDDVEARIEAAVDEFETAVREYDLRGLADVAVDLADYGNEYIQANEPWNLVDDDPERAEQVIRDCVQLSKAVAVLAQPVLPEKAERVWGQLGEQGSVADVPLETALERPPAEFDEPTELFSQIEDEHVEALNDQLRKRVAAASEDDESEADTDEGDEGDDMDVEPIADDRISFEEFQDVDMRVGEIREADPIEDSDNLMVLEVDIGVETRQVVAGLQGLHDPADLPGTRVVLLANMEKTELFGRESNGMVLAAGEDADLLTTHEDAPLGTKIR, via the coding sequence ATGAGCCACGACGAGTTCCCCACCGATCGACCCGCGGTGGTGACCTGCGGGCTCCCCTACGCCAACGGGGACCTGCACGTCGGTCACCTCCGCACGTACGTCCAGGGCGACGCCTACGCCCGGGCGCTCCGGCGCGTCGGCCAGCAGACCGCCTTCGTCTGCGGGTCGGACATGCACGGGACGCCCATCGCGGTCAACGCCGCCGAGGAGGGCGTCGACCCCGAGGCGTTCGCCTCGGAGTACCACGAGCAGTACGCCGAGACGTTCCCGAAGTTCAACGTCGAGTTCGACAACTACGGCCACACCCACGACGAGACCAACACCGAACTCACGAAGGAGTTCGTCCGGTCGTGGATCGACAACGACCACGTCGTCGAGAAGGAGATCCAGGTCGCCTACGACCCCGACGCCGACCAGTGGCTCCCCGACCGCCTCGTCGAGGGCACCTGCCCCTACTGCGGCGAGGACGCCCGCGGCGACGAGTGCGACGAGGGCTGCCAGCGCCACCTCGAACCCGGCGAGATCGAGGATCCGACCAGCACCATCACGGGCAACCCCGCGGAGTACCGCGAGCGCGAGCACAAGTTCCTGCGCCTGTCTGACTTCCAGGAGTACCTCCAGGGGTTCATCGACCGCCTCGAAGGGAGCGACAACGCCCGCAACCAGCCCCGCGAGTGGATCGAGGGCGAACTCGAGGACCTCTGTATCACGCGGGACCTCGACTGGGGCATCGACTACCCCGGTGAGTCCGACGGGGAAGACGACCTCGTCCTCTACGTCTGGGTCGACGCGCCCATCGAGTACGTCGCCTCGACGAAGCAGTACAGCGAGCGCGTCGGGACGGAGCAGTACGACTGGGAGCAGGTCTGGAAGGTCGGCGGCGAGGAGCGCCACGGCACCGAGTTCGACGACGACTGGCACGACGAGGCCGCCGAAATCGTCCACGTGATCGGCCGGGACATCATCCAGCACCACGCCGTCTTCTGGCCGGCCATGCTGCGGGGCGCCGGTTACAACGAACCGCGGGCCATCCTCGCCTCCGGCTTCGTCGGCATCGACGGCAAGTCCCTCTCGACGTCGCGCAACCGCGCGGTGTGGGCCGAGGAGTACCTCGACGCCGGCTTCCACCCCGACCTGTTCCGCTACTACATCCTCTCCGGATCGGGCCTGGAGTCCGACGTCGACTTCTCCTGGGACCGCTTCGCCGAGCGCGTCGACGGCGAGCTCGTCGGCAACCTCGGCAACTTCCTCTACCGGTCGCTGCTGTTCGCCTACCGCAACTACGGCGGCACGCCCGACGTCGCCACCAGCGACGACGTCGAGGCGCGCATCGAGGCGGCCGTCGACGAGTTCGAGACCGCAGTGCGGGAGTACGACCTCCGCGGGCTCGCCGACGTCGCCGTCGACCTCGCCGACTACGGCAACGAGTACATCCAGGCTAACGAGCCCTGGAACCTCGTCGACGACGACCCCGAGCGGGCCGAGCAGGTCATCCGCGACTGCGTCCAGCTGTCGAAGGCCGTCGCCGTGCTCGCCCAGCCCGTCCTGCCCGAGAAGGCCGAGCGCGTCTGGGGCCAGCTGGGCGAGCAGGGCTCCGTCGCCGACGTCCCGCTCGAGACCGCGCTGGAGCGCCCGCCCGCCGAGTTCGACGAGCCCACGGAGCTGTTCTCACAGATCGAGGACGAGCACGTCGAAGCGCTCAACGACCAGCTCCGCAAGCGCGTCGCGGCCGCAAGCGAGGACGACGAAAGCGAAGCCGATACGGACGAGGGCGACGAGGGCGACGATATGGACGTGGAACCCATCGCGGACGACCGGATCAGCTTCGAGGAGTTCCAGGACGTGGACATGCGCGTCGGCGAGATCCGCGAGGCCGACCCCATCGAGGACTCTGACAACCTGATGGTGCTGGAGGTCGACATCGGCGTCGAGACCCGCCAGGTCGTCGCCGGCCTCCAGGGGCTGCACGACCCCGCGGACCTTCCGGGCACGCGCGTGGTCCTGCTGGCCAACATGGAGAAGACGGAGCTGTTCGGTCGGGAATCGAACGGCATGGTCCTCGCGGCCGGCGAGGACGCGGACCTGCTGACCACCCACGAGGACGCGCCGCTCGGTACGAAGATCCGCTGA
- a CDS encoding DUF7312 domain-containing protein codes for MVEDAGDDEREWRFSVDDVGPEGVVENGDDGPDEGDDPEAEHGAAGTLTGYGEVEPEQPTLENAVFVAVGAYVAALAIAALFVDLSTLALGTVALVALGALVGTLALFAFFGVVNPGT; via the coding sequence ATGGTCGAGGACGCGGGAGACGACGAGCGCGAGTGGCGCTTCTCGGTCGACGACGTCGGCCCGGAGGGCGTCGTCGAGAACGGCGACGACGGACCGGACGAGGGGGACGACCCCGAGGCGGAACACGGCGCCGCCGGCACGCTGACCGGCTACGGCGAGGTCGAACCGGAGCAGCCGACCCTGGAGAACGCGGTGTTCGTCGCCGTCGGCGCGTACGTCGCCGCACTGGCCATCGCGGCGCTGTTCGTGGACCTGTCGACGCTGGCGCTGGGCACCGTCGCCCTCGTCGCGCTGGGCGCGCTCGTCGGGACGCTCGCCCTGTTCGCTTTCTTCGGCGTGGTCAACCCCGGGACTTAA
- a CDS encoding NfeD family protein, giving the protein MASLFSESVSTLLLLGGTILLVAEALVPGAHFFVLGVALLVAGIVGLLLPGGLGILAPIILAAVVLVATALTLWGYRQIDIHGGEGAASTTDSSSLRGQFGRVTQRVTHSDGEVKLEDGGFNPYFRARSVDGVIEEGEEVMVVDPGGGNVLTVEPVASTDEIDRELERERTSDAGSDDETDRDRDVESDAA; this is encoded by the coding sequence ATGGCGTCCCTGTTCAGCGAGTCGGTGTCCACGTTGCTCCTGCTGGGGGGAACGATCCTCCTCGTCGCAGAGGCGCTCGTGCCGGGCGCGCACTTCTTCGTCCTGGGTGTGGCCCTCCTCGTCGCGGGGATCGTCGGACTCCTCCTGCCGGGCGGGCTGGGTATCCTGGCGCCGATCATCCTCGCGGCCGTCGTACTGGTGGCGACGGCCCTGACCCTGTGGGGCTACCGGCAGATCGACATCCACGGAGGCGAGGGCGCCGCGAGCACGACCGACTCCAGTTCGCTGCGCGGCCAGTTCGGCCGGGTCACCCAGCGCGTCACCCACTCGGACGGCGAAGTCAAGCTCGAGGACGGCGGGTTCAACCCCTACTTCCGCGCCCGCAGCGTCGACGGCGTGATCGAGGAGGGCGAGGAGGTGATGGTCGTCGACCCCGGCGGGGGCAACGTCCTGACTGTCGAACCGGTCGCGAGCACCGACGAGATCGACCGCGAACTCGAGCGGGAACGGACGAGCGACGCCGGCAGCGACGACGAGACGGACCGCGACCGCGACGTGGAGTCCGACGCGGCCTGA
- a CDS encoding SPFH domain-containing protein: MLPDIALQGGAGFGLGLIAVVLLLLAIAVAYSSIVIIRPYQQGAYTVLGSFRGLFDQGIHFKWPFVSDVTRFDMRTQTLDVPRQEAITRDNSPVTADAVVYIKVMDPKKAFLEVEDYERATSNLAQTTLRAVLGDMELDDTLNKRGEINSRIRQELDEPTDEWGIRVESVEVREVNPSKDVQQAMEQQTSAERKRRAMILEAQGERRSAIETAEGDKQSNIIRAQGEKQSQILEAQGDAISTVLRAKSAEAMGERAIIDKGMETLEGIGQSESTTFVLPQELTSLVGRYGKHLTGSDVKENGHVLEALDFDEESREMLGLDDIEEILGQIDQEADVDVEEMEQEAQAVKHGQDPNDISDPDEVIDEMDQEFGADAAGDGEGS, from the coding sequence ATGCTACCAGACATAGCCCTCCAGGGAGGTGCCGGCTTCGGTCTCGGTTTGATCGCAGTCGTCCTCCTCCTGCTCGCCATCGCGGTGGCGTACTCGAGCATCGTCATCATCCGACCGTACCAGCAGGGTGCCTACACGGTCCTCGGGTCGTTCCGCGGCCTCTTCGACCAGGGTATCCACTTCAAGTGGCCCTTCGTCTCGGACGTGACGCGGTTCGACATGCGGACCCAGACCCTGGACGTCCCGCGCCAGGAGGCCATCACCCGCGACAACTCGCCGGTGACCGCCGACGCCGTGGTCTACATCAAGGTGATGGACCCAAAGAAGGCCTTCCTCGAGGTCGAGGACTACGAGCGCGCGACCTCGAACCTCGCCCAGACGACGCTACGCGCGGTGCTGGGCGACATGGAGCTCGACGACACGCTCAACAAGCGCGGCGAGATCAACTCCCGGATCCGCCAGGAGCTCGACGAACCCACCGACGAGTGGGGGATCCGCGTCGAGTCCGTCGAGGTCCGCGAGGTCAACCCCTCGAAGGACGTCCAGCAGGCCATGGAGCAACAGACCTCCGCGGAGCGGAAGCGCCGTGCCATGATCCTGGAAGCCCAGGGTGAACGGCGCTCCGCTATCGAGACCGCCGAGGGTGACAAGCAGTCCAACATCATCCGCGCCCAGGGTGAGAAGCAGAGCCAGATCCTCGAGGCGCAGGGTGACGCCATCTCGACCGTCCTCCGTGCGAAGTCCGCCGAGGCGATGGGCGAGCGCGCCATCATCGACAAGGGGATGGAGACGCTGGAAGGCATCGGTCAGAGCGAGTCCACGACCTTCGTCCTGCCCCAGGAGCTCACGTCGCTCGTCGGTCGCTACGGCAAGCACCTGACCGGCTCCGACGTGAAGGAGAACGGCCACGTCCTCGAGGCGCTGGACTTCGACGAGGAGTCCCGCGAGATGCTCGGGCTGGACGACATCGAGGAGATCCTCGGCCAGATCGACCAGGAGGCCGACGTCGACGTCGAGGAGATGGAACAGGAGGCACAGGCGGTCAAACACGGTCAGGACCCCAACGACATCTCGGATCCGGACGAGGTCATCGACGAGATGGACCAGGAGTTCGGCGCCGACGCGGCCGGCGACGGCGAGGGGTCCTAG
- a CDS encoding winged helix-turn-helix transcriptional regulator, with amino-acid sequence MAGDGGVDESKRATLRRFAALGASSPLVRFSSDDSDSDARSAIAGYVSTTPGAHFSKIRDDLQLGTGETQHHLRELEGEGTVESRRDGDYRRFFLAEEFTEREKVALGYLRRETPRGMLVALLRDPTLSAGDLADRVGVSRPTVSKYAAELEEAGLLDREDYTVAVPETLLVLVVRYADSFGDEAAALAREAADLVSYDP; translated from the coding sequence ATGGCTGGTGACGGTGGGGTCGACGAGTCGAAGCGGGCGACGCTCCGGCGGTTCGCCGCCCTGGGGGCGTCGAGCCCGCTCGTGCGCTTCTCGTCCGACGACAGCGACAGCGACGCCCGGAGTGCGATCGCCGGGTACGTCTCGACGACGCCCGGCGCCCACTTCTCGAAGATCCGCGACGACCTGCAGCTGGGCACCGGCGAGACACAGCACCACCTCCGCGAACTCGAAGGCGAGGGCACCGTCGAGAGCCGCCGCGACGGCGACTACCGGCGCTTCTTCCTGGCCGAGGAGTTCACCGAGCGCGAGAAGGTGGCGCTGGGCTATCTCCGCCGCGAGACGCCGCGAGGGATGCTCGTGGCCCTGCTGCGGGACCCGACGCTGTCGGCGGGCGACCTCGCCGACCGCGTCGGCGTCTCGCGCCCGACCGTCAGCAAGTACGCCGCCGAGCTGGAGGAGGCCGGACTGCTCGACCGCGAGGACTACACCGTCGCCGTCCCCGAGACGCTGCTGGTGCTCGTGGTCAGGTACGCCGACTCCTTCGGCGACGAGGCGGCCGCGCTGGCTCGCGAGGCCGCCGACCTCGTGTCCTACGACCCCTGA
- a CDS encoding DUF7123 family protein — translation MSTTANVTVDAGLSEKQARILEFLRDNADTQTYFKSRLIGEELGLSAKEVGTNMTAIAEGDFDVDVEKWGYSSATTWKVTT, via the coding sequence ATGAGCACGACAGCGAACGTAACGGTCGACGCCGGACTGTCCGAGAAGCAGGCCCGCATCCTCGAGTTCCTGCGCGACAACGCGGACACGCAGACGTACTTCAAGTCGCGGCTCATCGGCGAGGAGCTCGGACTCTCGGCGAAGGAGGTCGGAACCAACATGACCGCCATCGCCGAGGGCGACTTCGACGTCGACGTCGAGAAGTGGGGCTACTCCTCGGCGACGACCTGGAAGGTCACGACCTGA
- a CDS encoding TRAM domain-containing protein: MEISEKLLCLFSAEVTDDGDRYVVEVPRREVETGSVQSGDTYRVALIAAEGETDESESGSSGTPSEPQPPVEEGEIRYVEVEDIGKQGDGIARVERGYVIIVPGAEIGERVKIEVTEVKSNFAVGEIIEE; the protein is encoded by the coding sequence GTGGAAATCTCAGAGAAACTCCTGTGTCTGTTCAGCGCCGAAGTCACCGACGACGGCGACCGCTACGTCGTCGAGGTGCCACGTCGGGAAGTGGAGACGGGGTCCGTACAGTCCGGCGACACCTACCGCGTCGCGCTCATCGCGGCCGAGGGGGAGACCGACGAGAGCGAGAGCGGTTCCTCCGGGACGCCGTCGGAACCCCAGCCGCCGGTCGAAGAGGGGGAGATCCGGTACGTCGAGGTGGAGGACATCGGCAAGCAGGGCGACGGCATCGCGCGCGTCGAGCGCGGCTACGTGATCATCGTCCCCGGGGCCGAGATCGGCGAGCGGGTCAAGATCGAGGTCACCGAGGTCAAGTCCAACTTCGCCGTCGGCGAGATCATCGAGGAGTAG
- a CDS encoding YkgJ family cysteine cluster protein, whose amino-acid sequence MDSLEDELARARDLDVGELADAVESIGFECTRCGACCKAETACGSGGEGGGEDRDGGEEEETEPHTATVFPDEIRRLQDAGDYDFRDVARPMPYGLTEGDDGPEGETFEWALQTDDCGDCTFYAEDDDGTGACTVHGDRPLICRTYPFSVALGGTSQPMGEAVDEAGVVRAHECEGLGRDIDRKDAERLAAALKERAIRELAEAIAVRENYEPVDVDGDVVVHDSEGAKRPDGTRYDATPR is encoded by the coding sequence GTGGACTCTCTCGAAGACGAACTCGCGCGCGCACGCGACCTCGACGTCGGCGAACTCGCCGACGCCGTCGAGTCGATCGGCTTCGAGTGCACGCGCTGTGGCGCCTGCTGCAAGGCCGAGACGGCCTGTGGGAGCGGCGGTGAGGGCGGCGGCGAGGACCGCGACGGCGGAGAGGAGGAAGAGACGGAGCCCCACACGGCGACAGTCTTCCCCGACGAGATCCGACGGCTGCAGGACGCCGGCGACTACGACTTCCGCGACGTGGCCCGGCCGATGCCCTACGGCCTGACCGAGGGCGATGACGGCCCCGAGGGCGAGACGTTCGAGTGGGCGCTCCAGACGGACGACTGCGGCGACTGCACGTTCTACGCCGAGGACGACGACGGCACGGGCGCCTGCACGGTCCACGGCGACCGGCCGCTGATCTGCCGGACGTACCCCTTCTCGGTGGCGCTGGGCGGGACCAGCCAGCCGATGGGCGAGGCGGTCGACGAGGCGGGCGTCGTCCGCGCACACGAGTGCGAGGGACTGGGTCGAGACATCGACCGCAAGGACGCCGAACGGCTGGCCGCGGCGCTCAAGGAGCGGGCGATCCGAGAACTGGCGGAGGCCATCGCCGTCCGGGAGAACTACGAGCCGGTAGACGTGGACGGCGACGTCGTCGTACACGACTCCGAGGGGGCGAAGCGCCCCGACGGAACTCGCTACGACGCTACTCCTCGATGA
- a CDS encoding MBL fold metallo-hydrolase: protein MTEEHAAIRRVPVETDSPSGATNAYLVGADRTLLIDPGTRSDALDAALADRTVTHVAATHHHRDHVGAVADYARAHDATVWCRAGRAADFAAAAGIDPDRTFREGTTIPVGDGVEVLGLPGHAPEHVGFAVDGGVLAGDLVVAEGSVAVAAPEGDLRAYCTSLRRLHATAPSRLYPGHGPVVDDPRSTCRRLLRHRLARERRIRAAVADGAETVDEVLGAAYEKDLTGVRELARATVRAHLEKLAVEGAVAWDGTRARPA from the coding sequence ATGACCGAAGAACACGCGGCGATCCGGCGCGTGCCCGTCGAGACTGACTCGCCCAGCGGGGCGACGAACGCCTATCTGGTCGGAGCCGACCGGACGCTGCTGATCGATCCGGGAACGCGGAGCGACGCCCTCGACGCCGCGCTGGCCGACCGGACGGTGACCCACGTCGCGGCCACCCACCACCACCGGGACCACGTCGGCGCCGTCGCCGACTACGCCCGCGCGCACGACGCGACGGTCTGGTGTCGCGCCGGCCGAGCGGCCGACTTCGCCGCGGCGGCCGGAATCGATCCGGACCGGACGTTCCGCGAGGGGACGACGATTCCGGTCGGCGACGGGGTCGAGGTCCTGGGACTGCCCGGCCACGCCCCGGAACACGTCGGGTTCGCCGTCGACGGCGGCGTCCTCGCCGGCGACCTGGTCGTCGCCGAGGGCAGCGTCGCCGTGGCCGCGCCCGAGGGCGACCTGCGGGCCTACTGCACCTCGCTGCGACGCCTGCACGCGACGGCGCCGTCCCGGCTCTACCCGGGCCACGGACCCGTCGTCGACGACCCGCGATCCACCTGTCGCCGACTGCTCCGCCACCGCCTCGCCCGGGAGCGGCGGATCCGCGCGGCCGTCGCCGACGGCGCCGAGACCGTCGACGAGGTGCTCGGTGCGGCCTACGAGAAGGACCTGACCGGCGTGCGCGAACTGGCGCGCGCGACCGTCCGCGCCCACCTCGAGAAGCTCGCCGTCGAGGGCGCCGTCGCCTGGGACGGGACGCGCGCGAGGCCCGCCTGA